cagtcagctagtcacaTTCCAGTCATTCAAACAAACAGCTCTTTTCTTTCCTTTACATACCTGCACCTGCGCTGAGGATTGAATGTCCTTTAAAACTCAACTCAACGCCTTCAGATGCTCCTTGTATTGTGTGCCTGATGTGCTGTCTCTAACAGAATGATAACACTGTCACCTACGATGCCTGGTCTCTTCTCCCAGCGTTCCACaccccaccctctcccctctAACAGAATGACAATACTGTCATCTGGCCCCTCTATACAGTggtagtagtgcactaagtagtgcactagatatgTAAtagggttgccatttgggattcagacccttctctctgcctctgtgtgtcttcccctctctcccccctccccctctctgtttaccaaccccccccccccccccgggtcgACCACGACACTGTAGGATCATTAAACATGGATTCCTTCTTTTGTACAGGTGATTCGTGGAGAGTTATGAGAAAGAGGGGCGTGTAACAGTAGTAGCCCTTATCAATGTGCCAGGTGAGAGGGGACGGCACATACAGGACGTGACCTCATTGAACCTCGCGCTGCAGGGCCCCGTGTCCACCAAGCATCTGGGAGCACTGATCTATCctccatttgttttttgttttaaatcataatgaataGTAAAGGGTGGACCTGATGCTCGAGCAGCAGTCCCACTATGAGACACTTTGTGAATGTGGGCATGTAGCGCTAGGTGAGAGGgttggggtagtagtagtagtattagtactagtattagtagtagttgtagtactagtattagtagtatcagtactaccTACTGTTCCTCTGTTTTTAAAGACTTCAGGGATTACGTTCTGACTGTTGGAGGATAAAGAACGCTGTTGAGGGTAACACTCCAGGCACCTGTTTACTAAACTAACAGTGCTCTCGTCTAATCCCTCCAGCATACCTGCCTTACCTGCCTTATCTTCCATACCTGCCTTATCGTCCATACCTGCCTTATCGTCCATACCTGCCTTATCTTCCATACCTGCCTTATCTTCCATACCTGCCTTATCGTCCATACCTGCCTTACCTGCCTTATCTTCCATACCTGCCTTATCTTCCATACCTGCCTTATCTTCCATACCTGCCTTATCTTCCATACCTGCCTTACCTGCCATACCTGCCTTACCTGCCATACCTGCCTTACCTGCCATACCTGCCTTATCTTCCATACCTGCCTTATCTTCCATACCTGCCTTATCTTCCATACCTGCCTTATCTTCCATACCTGCCTTATCTTTCATACCTGCCTTATCGTCCATACCTGCCTTACCTGCCTTATCTTCCATACCTGCCTTATCTTCCATACCTGCCTTACCTGCCTTATCTTCCATACCTGTCTTACCTGCCTTATCTTCCATACCTGCCATACCTGCCTTATCTTCCATACCTGCCTTATCTTCCATACCTGCCTTACCTGCCTTATCTTCCATACCTGCCTTATCTTCCATACCTGCCTTATCGTCCATACCTGCCTTACCTGCCTTATCTTCCATACCTGCCTTACCTGCCATACCTGCCTTACCTGCCTTATCGTCCATACCTGCCTTACCTGGTCATTCTCAGGACCCCTAGGAGACTATGAGCTCAGAAATAATGTTCATCAGACAAATTCTTCATTTCTTTTTTTATGTTCTTGTTTCTAAaacatctttatttatttttacatttatttgttACATTTTTATATGTTTTTTGATATTTAAATGGATGTCGGTAAACATTCCAGTAATGACAAGAGTCTACCGTTTGATTGATCCTATTCTACCCCGGCCAGCATTGAGTCCCGATGACCTTAATCCCCATCCGTACAGCAGTCCACCAACAGTGAGTAGTGAAGGTGTGGATTCCTGTGTTGTACGCACACCACAGACGAGTTCAGCAGGAACGTTCACGTAGAAATATGCTCTGTAGAACAAAACATGTCGGTCGCATATCTATCTGCAACGTTCAACAACTGCAACATGGCCCGGTTAATGAAACTGACGGAGAAATGATCTTAGGAATTGTAAATGTTTTTCGTCAAAAAAAATGCAGAACAGAAGCAACCTTAGTGTGAACGGTCTATCGTGTGATAATATCCAGCATTATGtcaaaaataaacacaaacaaaaACCTTTCTCGCCTCCGGCTGTTGTAAGTCATGCACCAAAGATCATTAGATAGATGAGACATTACGAGATCAGAGAAGCCGTATGATGCAGGATGGAACACCACCTATACAAGTCAAGTGCCATAAAATCTGTTTTTTCTCTGCATCACCGACCGTCCACTCAAAACACTCTTCTCTTGCTGTTGATGAAGAAGCTTATCAAATACTTTTAGtcctttaggggggggggggtatttttctTCTTGTAACATGTCATTATACTTCATAACTTGACATAATAAATAGGGTCTGACGTTGGTCCTCAGAAAGGGGACACAGGGTATGGGGGTTAGAGGGGTAGGAGGGTGTAGGAGGCCAGGGAatgtgggtggtggggggggggggggtagagggtgGGAGGGTGTAGGAGGCCAGGGAatgtgggtggtgggggggggggggggtagagggtgGGAGGGTGTAGGAGgccagggggggtgggggggggcaggggaggaggggggggacatAAGGGGGAGTGGGGGGGTGTTCTCAGTCCTCAGAGGTGACATCAATGTCCTCGGAGCTTCCCTGCTTGGTGGCAAGTCTCCATCTGTTGATGTGGTGGTTTCCTTTCTTCTTCTGATGACAGTCAggcccctcctcctccagctTCTGTCTCTTGTACTTAGTCCTCCTGTTCTGGAACCAAACCTTCACCTGGGTAGGAAGACAGGGACATTAGAGACATCTATCTTATCAAGGACATCTATTTCATTTTCTTGGAGGGCTCTCTAGGCTCCTCTATTCTGGGAAGATCTCAATTTGCATATTCCTCACAGTCCTCTCTCCTTGTCACCTTCTCAAAAAAAAAACCATTGGAGAAGAAGGTCAGAGGAGGAGGGACCTCTGTCTTTCTCACCGTGGATGCTCTGTTTCACTATTGTTTCTCATGAAATTTACCCAAACAAAATATGCATTTAGTGCATTAAACAACCATATCATGAACATTACAAGTAAAATCTTCGTAAATAGCTACTATTTGCAAAAAATAGCGCTAGAATTGTAAACAAAAGTGGTTGAATAACTCAACACCAAAAACTGTTCGCTGCGCATTATAATTTGCATATCAACACCAAGGTCACCAACTCAATTGATATGACGATGTTTGGtcatgatgtcattctaatgtGTTTAGTTGCCGTTATAAGCAACTTTCAAGCCTGCCAAAGAGAGGGTAAGGGTATGCTATTGTAATGAATTAGGGTCCTATTGATGCTGGTGGCGATTCGTTTCGCGGTCATATCCTCCGGAAGTTAGGTTGCTGGCGGTTAGACGATACCTTACCATTAATTGAAGAGAAGTTACAAAGATTTTTATTCCCGCGAATGTTTGCATTCAATAACCATCGCCTATTTCATTTCAACATCAATATGTCCATAGAGGGCTTCCCTATTCGtcttgtttttttttagttttttttttatagtaGGTACATATATTATTTTATTAATAAATTATATCCTGGAAAAACTAGCGAGAATAATGCAGgatagtatttgtatttattatggatccccattagcgctactcttcctgggtagTGAACGAGTTTTGTATCAAAATGTCGAGTTTGTATCAAAATGGATTTTACTTACACGTGTCATTATTTCACTGTAGGCTACGTAGTGTTGACGCTTTATGCTCTAACTAAAGAATATCTTACTCTTTTGTTCATCAGGCTAGATCAACTATTTTTTTCCAATAACAACGTATTGGAAATGGAGTTCACGTTACCTATGTTTAACTGATTATCAGATGACTCACTGAACTTTGACAATACAATAGCCTAGTCAGATTTTTTCTTATAGTAGGCCTTTCGCTAACAGTAATTCCAGCGTAAGAAATGTGTCGATATTGGTCCTGTGTGAACTATAGTCCTATTTATACCTGCAGGAAAGAGCGAACTTTTTCCAGAAGACATACTAATTAATGGTTAGCCTAATAATAATGTCAAACGTCaataataattacaatttaatattaatgataataataattacattttaattgCAATAATATTGAAAACAATGTGAATGGAACCggtttaaaacatttatttcacgAAGCTAATATAACGGAATAGGGATCCCTCCATCGAACTAATACATAATACACTGAAATTGTTTTCTTTctttataaaaaattaaataagaaTAATTTGCTGATTTATATGTTTGTTATTACGGCGTATTACAAATTTGTATAAAacagttttttaaatgtttttgaaGATATTTTATTTCGATGACGAGGCAAGCTTCATTGACAGTCAACGAAGATTGCAGAATGCGTTTGGGCTGTATTACTCATGATTTATATATTCCCAAACTGTGTTTGAATACAATTTAATACCGGGTAGAGATCTCACCTGTGTTTCAGACAGACTCAGACTGTTGGCCAGCTGTTTCCTCTCCGCTCCTACTACGTAATGATTCTTCTCGAAAGCCCGTTCGAGCCGCAGGAGCTGCGACGGGGAGAAGGCGGTGCGGATCCGCTTGGGTTTCCGGGCGAACGGGCCGTGAAGGAGCAAGCTATCTTGGGAAACATCATTTcctgggggcagagagagagggagagggaaatcacagtgggatttagatTGAAGCAATGAACACACTGAGCAACACGCGTTTTGATGTGCAGTGAGGTGGAATAGAACAGCCTACGCCCTGTTGGTTTCAGAGGCGAGTTTAGAAACTCTTAGTGTAGTTTGAAGTATAGTCTATTCAGCGTTTTAACTATACAGCGTCAATGTAGGCCTCAATTTAAACAGTAGACATAGATTTTATATCGCAGCAATtaatgctatatatatatatctatgaaACACTGTTTAATTCAACACCAACATCATGTGCCTTTCTTTAAATTGAGAATACTACGAAACCTGTGTCCAAAGATTGAGAATACTTGATCGTATGTGTCCAAATAGCCTATATTGCATAGCAGACCTATTAAATGAAGTCACACAGGAACATTAGGGAGAGTTAACCTATATATAACCCCTCGTAAAATGTTAGATTCATCGACTGTAATGCATATAGgtccctgtgtgtgtttttgtttttaaagCGGTTCAGACAAAAACATTTACAAGTGATGTGAGACAAATCATTTGGCAGTAAAAAAGTTGGCATAAAAATCCCTAATTTGAGAGAAGATATGGGAATAAAATCGTTGTGCACGGATCGGCCCACTCACTCAGATAGTGGTTTCGTGTGATTGGGGATAAATTCACAGTGGGAGTGACCGCGTGACAAAGACAATATTTCCTTTGGCTGTGGCCCGATGTGTGGGGAACCAACCATGGTGCCGTGGGAAAATAGACTGGTTAGCTATGCACTCCGTTAACCTGGACTTTAGATCTAGAGGAAAATAGACCGGTTAGCTATGCACTCCGTTAACCTGGACTTTAGATCTAGAGGAAAATAGACCGGTTAGCTATGCACTCCGTTAACCTGGGTTTTAGATCTAGAGGAAAATAGATTCCTACATATTTTATCACCTGTATCATTGACTTCACGTATACCTTTATTAAAACAGGTATTATAGCATCTTAGCATACTGTGCTATATATTTTGTTTACCTTTATTATAACAGGGAGTGCCTTTGAGACAAAGGTCTCTTTCACAAGGAAGCCCCGCATGCACACAATTCACAAAATAAATTAGAAtaccaattttttttaaacacactaATGGAAAATAATCAGCAAATATGTCCTCAATGAAAGCATTGCAGCTGCCGGAAAGGCACCAGGTAGTTATAGGGAAGATGGGATGCCTATAGactaaaagctgatttacctaCTAACTTTGTAGAGACCGAAGGTATTTGTTCACTGATATGAAAATTATAATTCAGATGGATATTTTAGCATGCAATAGCATGGGCTATCTTATTCGTGTTGAAGAATTTTGGTTAGCATTTCCTGGTTTGGTGAATGTTGGTGTGCGTTCTCCTCAACGtaacgtttttttgttgttggttgaTTTAGTTTTTTTATCGACATGTCTTCACCTCATGGGAATAGTAGAACATTTGCTGCTCCGCGTTGAGATGTTTGGTTGCAAAAACTGATTGACGTTTTCCTTTTACCAACGTGTGTTGTAGATAAGTACACTCTATCTCATATCCACTATAGATAGGTATTTCCTGTGGTAGAAAAACTACCCAATTGTCCCACTTGAGTAACAGACTTCAGtagaagtgaaagtcacccagtaaaatactactatttggttttaaatatacttaagtatctaaAGTAAATatataattgctaaaatatacttaagtataaaaagtataagtttaaaagtataaataaataactataaatcatttaaacatccttatattaagcaaaccagacggcataaTTTCCCTTGTTTTGTTTTGATTTACGGATAGACAgaggcactctccaacactctgGCATCATTTACacacgaagcatgtgtgtttagtaagtccgccagatcagagacagtaggaccagggatgttctctgtttagtaagtccgccagatcagagacagtaggaccagggatgttctctgtttagtaagtccgccagatcagaggcagtaggaccagggatgttctctgtttagtaagtccgccagatcagaggcagtaggaccagggatgttctctgtttagtaagtccgccagatcagaggcagtaggaccagggatgttctctgtttagtgagtcctccagatcagaggcagtagggaggaccagggatgttctctgtttagtaaatccgccagatcagaggcagtagggatgaccagggatgttctcttgataactgcgtgaatttgaccattttcctgtcctgctaaatcatttaaaatgtaacgagtacttttgggtgtcaggggaaatgtatggagtacaaattacagtattttctttaggactgtaataaagtaaaagttgtcaaaatataAACTGTAAAGTAAAGATACAAACAACAAAAACTGCAGAAGTAGtatttaaaagtatttttacttagtaGTATTTAAGTAGcatttaaaagtatttttacttagtaCTTTAAACCACTGATTATTTGTTATGTTCACCTGTGGCTGAAAAGCAAGGTTACCCATAAAGCCCTCGTTGTCACTAATATTGTAATAAAAACAAATATTAACTGATAATGTTTAACATATAGATGAAAAAATGAATGATTAACATCATCATTATTGTAGCCTAATTGTTGTCAATCATTAATCTGTGAAATGGACATTTCTGACCGCATGCAGTGTAGGTCACATAGTTTAGTCCAAACAACACAGAGGCATTAGTTTTTTCTTAATTAACCTGTAACTCGAGATGCTTGACATTGGGTATTGAGaaattatttatttgattttgaaacacacacacacaccatcaatcaatcaatgtttACCTTGAAATCTGTGTCCGAAGAACCTGTTCCGTAAAACCCATGGGTAGAAGTTAAGAGGGTCTCGGTGCTGCGTCCCAAAGAAGTGTGCAGGGTGTTGTAGGTGGCCCCCTCCTAGCTGGTGGGGGTTCATGGTCAGCCCGGGGTGGTTGACCGACTCAGGGAACACCAGCTCCGGGTTCTGATACAGAGACCGGCCGTTGGGACTCTGGTACCCGTTCATGAAAGCGTCAGTGGGGTTGGAATAAGTCAGGGCCGTCGGTCGAATGGGATCTTCGGTGGTTTGAGGGTTTTCTTTGGCCACCAAGGATTCAATCGTAAAACAGCGTTTACCCGCGGACGAAAACATCTTCCTCACTTCACGTATAGAAATCCCAgggaaaaaaaaaacagaatataTCTTGTAACTTAGTCTTTAAGCCAGTCACAATGGTACCCCTTCAAAAAGGCATAGTGAGCACCTACGGTAGAGCCCCCCTGGACCGATGTTCTGAGCGGGAACCTTGGGCACCTTTTTGAGTTAGTGACGCGATGCCTGATCCGCGGAGCTGCGTTTCGTGTCCGGGAGAATATGAGGAGAAATGTGCGTCAACGTTGTGGAACCCAGAGGACTGCGATGTGGTGCGGGCAGGGGCAACCGGGGCTGAAACTAAATTGTGCTGATTGGACGAGTACACCTGCCAATGAGTTCTCACAACTACCTGGCGCCTGGATTTAGAGCAGAGGCAGGATTGGAGTTGGAGATGACGTACAGCAACTTCAAAAGCAACAATAGGTTCATGTGAAAAGATTAGCATAGTGAACCATAGTCCATTTTGTTTTCATCGGGTTTTGCTCATTGTATAAAGACAACACCAGCAACAAATATTCCGGTTGAATATCCATGAACACATTTGTTATCAAATTGATGCGTAAAATAAAATCAGTGTTTATTTACAAGGTTGACAATGACAGTTCTTTCTCCATTAAAGCGAAGCCTATAATACCAATCATTTGCTAATTTGTAAAATACGTCAAAAAGCCTCCGGGTCATACGTGAGTTTAGTGCGCCATCCCGACGCTTCTCTTTTTCCTCCGGTCTCCTCAGACCTAACCGTTTGGAAACCTTCTTGGTGCCCCGCGCCAAGACCGCTTGTGGTTTCTGAAGTGAGCtccgtcaaaaaaaaaaaaatgacgttttcatGACGTTGTTATTACTTCTATGGCTGTTTGTTTATGTGATATTAGATCTCAGTTTAATATAGAGGAAATAGGCGTTTAGTCCAACCCACTGGTTAAGTTAACACTCATTTGGATATCACAACACAGCGATAATGAAGCGTGATGATTCACTAAAAGGTTTCATCAGCAGAAATTGGAAATCTCATCCTTATAGCAGATATATATACGGACTCTTAGGCCTATATTATAATTAGTCTTTGCAATATGGCACCTCTTTTAAATAGTCCTCTTTCAGTTAATAGCATGACCTAACAGCCTACTAATGTGAAATGTAACCTGGATCAGAAAGATAACAGTAGTTGGTCATTTAGGCCTAAAAGCGATCCTATAGGAATATTTGATTTTTGTATTTAGTTTATGTATTTTCATAGTTAATAGACATAGGCCTATAGCTGATATTTATAATGTATAATTATATTATGGAAAACCGCATTGTTATTGTGCAACCTCTTATGATCAAAAACGAATAGGCCAGTAAGACAATAAAATAAAACAAGTTTTACAAATATATTTTTACACCCTTTATTGTCCTTATTGCTTGGCGTGTACATCTCGTGTACCTTATAGAATTAGCGTTAACCCTGTTCTTTCTAAGAAATATGTTATACCTTGAGAATAGTACATTTTTTAAAGGGTTATAATTTAATAGAATTTCAGATGGCGAGTTATTGTGGATGCCAGGACACAGACAGATTAAAATAGGCCTTAAATTAACTTTGGATTTTTGTCGGAAGAGATCCATGCAACGGTGAACAAAGACTCTGTACGACGGTACATTATAGTGTGCGTTAGACTACTCTAAACCTGTATCGCCTCTCCGCTGATGATATTAACTATATCAATGTGGTTTCCATGGAGACATTTCCACCCGTGAGGTCGGAGGAAACCTGTGATCCATCTCTAATGCAGCAGTCTATGACTAAGCTAGCTGTAGTCACAAGTCCTGGATGTCCGTCTATTGCTACATCTGTTGAATCCCGCACTACGCTCAGCCTGACAATGTATTGGCGTTCTTGATGATGAAATAATCTAATCATTTGTCAAGATATTACAGAATATAAATGTGAAGTTCACGGGCAGCTTGTAGCGTGGGCTATTCCTCCAAGGACCTTTGTAGCCTATGGCTTGTGTTCGGTTTTCATCGCGTTGCGCTCTATTCACGTTGGGAAGTTAATAATTGTCCCCCTTAATAGGCTCTAATGCTCAGAGTGGAGCATTAGAAAATCATTACCCGTGGAATGATGCGGTAGAACAACATGTCGATTGGCTGTTTAGAGGCTAAAGGCTCTTAAACGCAGTCATTGGGTTTAAACACGGACATTGGGTTTACAGGGTTCTGGGTTTGGGTTTACATGGGTCTTTTTGCATGGTAAATGGGTTTACAGGGGTCTGTTTGCATGGTAAATGGGTTTACAGGGGTCTGTTTGCATGGTAAATGGGTTTACAGGAGTCTTATTGCATGGTAAATGGGTTTACAGGAGTCTTATTGCATGGTAAATGGGTTTACGGGGGTCTTATTGCATGGTAAATGGGTTTACGGGGGTTTTATTGCATGGTAAATGGGTTTACGGGGGTCTTATTGCATGGTAAATGGGTTTACGGGGGTCTTTTTGCATGGTAAATGGGTTTACAGGGGTCTTATTGCATGGTAAATGGGTTTACAGGGGTCCTTTGCATGGTAAATGCGTTTACAGGGTTTTTTTGCATGGTAAATGGGTTTACAGGGGTCTTTTGCATGGTAAATGGGTTTACAGGGGTCTTATTGCATGGTAAATGGGTTTACAGGGGTCTGTTTGCATGGTAGATGGGTTTACAGGGGTCTGTTTGCATGGTAAATGGGTTTACAGGGGTCTAATTGCATGGTAAATGGGTTTACAGGGGTCTGTTTGCATGGTAAATGGGTTTACAGGGGTCTTATTGCATGGTAAATGGGTTTACAGGGGTCTTATTGCATGGTAAATGGGTTTACAGGAGTCTGTTTGCATGGTAAATGGGTTTACAGGGGTCTTATTGCATGGTAAAATGGGTTTACATGAGGTTTTTTGGACGGTAAATtcatttaaaaacacacacacgcctgccTATTGTTAAATGAATCTAAAAAGTAAATACAGCTGATTTGACAGCTGATAAAGCAGAAATATAAAGCCAATTAACCCTCAAGCTACCGACTGGGGTCACAACTCTTCAAATGTTCGATGACTTTGTTAATCAACTTGTTCTTAATAAATCTAAGTGATTTGTTTAATGTTTCTCTATCAATGTGGATTTAAGTCCTTTGGTGTCATTTTGACCCCCAAAGCCAAAAACACCTAATTCCGCCTATGCTAATTTGACAGATAGGACCTTTATTTGAATTAGGTTTCTCTGCAGACACAATAACAAGTTATCCATAccaccagagggtggaggggagcCTGTATCACTGCAGAGATGGAGCCCCTTATCCACATGCTTATAACTGGTTATAACTGGTTATAACTAGGTATGACAGTGTACAACATCCAAAGTATCTTCGATATGTGCTTAGTTTCTGTCCAAACAGCTGATAAAagtctgtcagtggtatgaatactttgtaGAACTGTAGTCCAGAAACCAGATAACCTTTGAATAGacgtatagtactgtagtggtgtgtattctccccccccaaaaaatgttattCTACTGAAAATGCTATTTAAATTCAAAGAATTCCTATAATATCTTCCAATATTCTTTATGTGCAACTTGTTATGAGATTTTGGGTGCCATACCATTTGGTTTAAAGTAACTTTAaggatttgggcatgctttttgTTTTTAAGCATGCTCCTTACCACTCCCATTGTTTCACTAACAGCTATGCTAATGtcacagtttaactttagtcggtcccctcgccccgacccgggcgcgaaccagggaccctctgcacacatcaacaacagtcacccacgaagcatcgttacccatcgctccacaaaagccgcggcccttgcagagcaaggggaaccactattTCAAGGtcctcagagcgagtgacatcaccgattgaaaggctattagcgcgcaccaccgctaactagctagccatttcacatccgttacactaatgCTGGCTGTGTGGGGTAAGTAAATAAAGAAAACTAAGCCTTATTTTTGGTCAATGTCTATCAAGATCACGTTTTGAAATGAATTGAATAACTTATTGTCAATAAAAGTACTTTTCTATTTCAAATGTTGGTGTACTGCCCCTTTAAATGGTAGCTGTTTTTAACCACATAAATATGA
This Salvelinus fontinalis isolate EN_2023a chromosome 16, ASM2944872v1, whole genome shotgun sequence DNA region includes the following protein-coding sequences:
- the emx1 gene encoding homeobox protein EMX1 — its product is MFSSAGKRCFTIESLVAKENPQTTEDPIRPTALTYSNPTDAFMNGYQSPNGRSLYQNPELVFPESVNHPGLTMNPHQLGGGHLQHPAHFFGTQHRDPLNFYPWVLRNRFFGHRFQGNDVSQDSLLLHGPFARKPKRIRTAFSPSQLLRLERAFEKNHYVVGAERKQLANSLSLSETQVKVWFQNRRTKYKRQKLEEEGPDCHQKKKGNHHINRWRLATKQGSSEDIDVTSED